The sequence AGTAAATTAATAGGTGGTGGTTTAGCTGAACCAATTGAAGCCATTGGTAATGTGCTGGATAAAGTCACAACCAGTGATGCTGAACGTGCCCAGGCTGAGATTTTATTATCTCGTATACGACAGCAGCCGCGATTACTACAAATTGAATTGAACAAGGTGGAGGCCCAGCATCGTAGTTTATTTGTGGCTGGCTGGCGTCCGTTTATTGGTTGGGTGTGTGGCCTGGGATTAACCTTTACCTTTCTGATTAATCCCATTTTGCAATGGGCCTCTGGCGAGCCAGGACCACAACTGCCGTTTGATGTAATGACTGAACTAGTGATGGCATTGTTGGGATTAGGTGCACTGAGAACGGCTGAGAAGCTGGGAGGGCGGTCCGGTAAGCTAACCCCGAAGCAAGCCATGTTTGTTAAAGAATATCTGGTAGATTTAAATGCTACCCAGGCAGCGATACGTGCGGGGTATAGTGCTAAGACGGCGAGTGAGCAAGGAGCCAGGTTGTTAGGAAATGTTAGGATTCAAGCGGCGTTAGGGGAATTACAACAGAAGCGGGGTAGCCGTCTTGATGTGACAGCCGATCGCATCGAAAAAGAGCTAGCCAAAATTGCTTTTAGTCATATTACTGATGTGATTGACTGGCGTGAAATCACCTTGGAATCCAATGAGGATGAGCCAAGTAATTCTGCGCTCATGACTTGCCAATTAATTCGGTTAAAAGATTCTGATACCTTACCTCCAGAAGTAACGGCCACTATTCAGGAAATATCCCAAACTGCCCACGGCATTAAAGTCAAACTCTACGACAAATTAAAAGCCCTGGAATTATTGGGCCGTCGTCATGGAATTTTTATT comes from Spartinivicinus poritis and encodes:
- a CDS encoding 3TM-type holin; its protein translation is MSWWSKLIGGGLAEPIEAIGNVLDKVTTSDAERAQAEILLSRIRQQPRLLQIELNKVEAQHRSLFVAGWRPFIGWVCGLGLTFTFLINPILQWASGEPGPQLPFDVMTELVMALLGLGALRTAEKLGGRSGKLTPKQAMFVKEYLVDLNATQAAIRAGYSAKTASEQGARLLGNVRIQAALGELQQKRGSRLDVTADRIEKELAKIAFSHITDVIDWREITLESNEDEPSNSALMTCQLIRLKDSDTLPPEVTATIQEISQTAHGIKVKLYDKLKALELLGRRHGIFIDKVEHSGTIKNQNLSEAELDKRIAELTKKLS